A single window of Anopheles moucheti chromosome 2, idAnoMoucSN_F20_07, whole genome shotgun sequence DNA harbors:
- the LOC128302312 gene encoding 40S ribosomal protein S25, producing the protein MPPKKDTKGSAKQPQKTQKKKEGGSGGKAKKKKWSKGKVRDKLNNQVLFDKATYDKLYKEVPAYKLITPSVVSERLKIRGSLAKRGLRELCQKGLIKQVVHHHAQVIYTRTTKGDDPVA; encoded by the exons ATG cCTCCGAAGAAGGATACCAAGGGATCGGCGAAACAGCCGCAAAAAACCCAGAAGAAGAAGGAGGGAGGATCCGGTGGAaaggccaagaagaagaagtggTCGAAGGGAAAGGTCCGTGACAAGCTAAACAACCAGGTCCTTTTCGATAAGGCCACGTACGATAAGCTGTACAAGGAGGTCCCTGCCTACAAACTGATTACCCCGTCGGTTGTATCGGAAAGGCTGAAGATTCGTGGATCGCTCGCGAAGCGCGGTCTACGTGAGCTCTGCCAGAAGGGACTGATCAAGCAGGTCGTGCATCATCACGCTCAGGTCATCTATACCCGCACCACAAAGGGAGACGATCCAGTGGCGTAA
- the LOC128310678 gene encoding zinc transporter 7 → MLPLTHKDSRGFGYRIREKFNSWSRLILSDRNSRNLFFFLLLNLSFAFVELMYGIWTNSLGLISDSFHMFFDCTGLLAGLAASVITKWRANEKYSYGYVRAEVLAGFVNSLFLLFIAFFIMSEAVERAIEPPEVKHERLFVVSVLGLLVNLVGIYAFQHGGHGHSHGGGGGHGHSHGGGGGGHGHSHGGAMNHHSHDTHHLLSNHNDNHGHSHGGGDHHHSHGGGSEIISTNSQIMRGVFLHILADTLGSVGVIISAVLMQLFGWMRADPICSMFIALTIGLSTLSLIKESVMVLMQRQPVALDRLLPSCYQKVTGLAGVYSVQEPHFWTLCTDVYVGVIKLEVSKNVDPKYVVQHTRMIFEAIGVRQMNIQLDYTAM, encoded by the exons ATGCTGCCACTAACGCATAAGGATTCCCGTGGATTTGGCTATCGAATACGGGAGAAGTTCAACAGTTGGAGCCGGCTCATTCTGTCGGATCGCAATTCGcgaaatttgtttttctttctactGCTTAATTTAAGCTTTGCCTTTGTCGAGCTGATGTACGGAATATGGACGAACAGTTTAG GTTTGATCTCGGATTCGTTCCACATGTTCTTCGACTGTACGGGGTTGTTGGCCGGATTAGCTGCGTCCGTTATAACAAAGTGGCGGGCGAATGAGAAGTATTCTTACGGATACGTGCGTGCCGAAGTTCTTGCTGGCTTTGTGAACAGTCTCTTTCTGCTGTTTATCGCATTCTTCATCATGTCCGAGGCAGTAGAACGTGCAATCGAGCCTCCGGAAGTGAAACATGAACGGTTGTTCGTCGTCTCAGTACTCGGGTTGCTGGTGAACCTGGTCGGTATCTATGCATTCCAACACGGCGGCCATGGACATTCGcatggtggtggcggtggccaCGGTCATTCGCACGGCGGTGGTGGCGGAGGTCACGGACATTCCCATGGTGGAGCAATGAACCATCACAGCCACGATACTCATCACCTGCTGTCGAATCATAATGATAACCATGGGCATTCCCACGGTGGAGGCGATCATCATCACAGCCATGGAGGTGGCAGTGAGATTATTTCCACCAACTCGCAGATTATGCGTGGTGTCTTCCTGCACATTCTAGCCGATACGCTCGGATCGGTAGGTGTCATTATATCGGCAGTGCTGATGCAGCTGTTTGGTTGGATGCGAGCCGACCCCATTTGCAGCATGTTCATTGCGCTAACGATCGGGCTAAGTACGCTCTCGTTGATCAAGGAATCGGTAATGGTGCTTATGCAGCGCCAACCGGTAGCGCTGGATCGATTACTGCCATCCTGCTATCAGAAGGTGACCGGTCTGGCCGGTGTGTACAGCGTACAGGAGCCACATTTTTGGACCCTCTGCACCGACGTGTACGTAGGTGTCATCAAGTTGGAGGTATCGAAAAACGTTGATCCCAAGTACGTGGTACAGCACACGCGCATGATCTTCGAAGCGATAGGCGTACGGCAGATGAACATTCAGCTAGACTATACTGCAATGTGA
- the LOC128309714 gene encoding dynein light chain Tctex-type protein 2B: MPFNETQAGNITPSPAGYQMRPELSETFKSEKIREIINNVLTETLTGQTYSAADASRWTKSMADEISLQVKDLEMHHYKHVVQVWIGQQLGAGCKCVARCRWDTECDNYATAEFKNSTMFCLVTVYGLYLY, from the exons ATGCCGTTCAACGAGACTCAAGCTGGAAACATTACTCCGTCGCCAGCGGGGTATCAGATGCGCCCGGAGCTGAGTGAAACATTTAAATCGGAAAAGATACGCGAAATAATCAACAACGTGCTTACGGAAACATTAACTG GTCAAACATATTCGGCAGCAGATGCATCGCGCTGGACGAAATCGATGGCAGATGAGATAAGTCTTCAAGTAAAGGATCTGGAAATGCACCATTACAAACATGTGGTTCAAGTGTGGATAGGTCAGCAGCTGGGGGCCGGTTGCAAATGTGTGGCCCGATGCCGTTGGGATACGGAGTGCGATAACTATGCGACGGCCGAATTTAAGAACTCAACCATGTTTTGTTTAGTGACAGTTTACGGGCTGTATCTCTACTGA
- the LOC128309712 gene encoding sialic acid synthase — MALWNKEIGKTFIVAEIGQNHQGSLSTAKQMIKAAKQCGADCVKFQRSNLTEKFTADALARPYVGPNSWGNTYGEHKAWLEFSITQYRELQRFASENDVAFTASAMDAASFRELEEQLSVPFIKIGSGDADNLPLLRYAANRSVPLIISTGMQDWNHICTMYSMFRHRNDVALLHCVSSYPTPAEDTMLRMIPLLRNQFPALTFGYSGHELGIQLSVASVGLGAQIIERHFTLDKSWKGTDHQASLNPAEFTRMVHCVRALEAQPSRDSASLIDRLKAVLDEEDFNERDLIVALKEVGVQDRKLLDCERPCCDKLGKSLVYANDVHPGTVLTESDLGIKVSEPKGLSPRLYDSVVGKMVNHTAFKDKPVLELHF; from the exons ATGGCATTATGGAATAAGGAAATAGGCAAAACGTTCATAGTCGCTGAAATTGGCCAGAACCATCAAGGGTCCCTGTCTACAGCAAAGCAAATGATAAAAGCGGCGAAG CAATGTGGAGCAGATTGTGTAAAATTTCAGCGATCGAATTTGACGGAAAAGTTTACCGCCGATGCTCTGGCACGCCCTTACGTCGGACCTAATTCATGGGGCAATACGTATGGGGAGCATAAAGCTTGGCTTGAATTTTCGATCACACAGTATCGTGAATTGCAACGTTTTGCTAGCGAAAACGACGTTGCTTTTACCGCATCGGCTATGGACGCTGCTTCCTTCCGCGAGCTGGAAGAGCAACTAAGTGTTCCTTTCATTAAAATCGGTTCTGGTGATGCAGATAACTTGCCACTTCTTCGTTACGCAGCCAACCGATCCGTTCCGCTGATAATTTCCACTGGAATGCAGGATTGGAATCACATTTGCACTATGTACAGTATGTTCCGTCATCGTAATGATGTAGCATTGCTGCACTGTGTATCGTCCTACCCGACACCGGCCGAAGATACGATGTTGCGAATGATTCCTCTGCTTCGTAATCAATTTCCCGCGCTAACTTTTGGATATTCTGGCCATGAGCTGGGCATACAGCTTTCGGTAGCAAGCGTAGGTTTAGGTGCACAGATCATCGAGCGACACTTCACGTTGGATAAATCGTGGAAAGGAACCGATCATCAGGCATCGTTAAATCCGGCCGAATTCACACGTATGGTACATTGTGTTAGAGCGTTGGAGGCACAGCCTTCAAGAGACTCAGCTTCTTTAATCGACCGACTAAAAGCGGTTCTAGATGAGGAGGATTTTAATGAACGCGACTTAATCGTTGCACTGAAGGAGGTAGGCGTACAGGACCGAAAGCTGTTAGACTGTGAACGACCGTGTTGCGATAAGTTGGGAAAATCGTTGGTATATGCTAACGATGTACATCCTGGCACTGTCCTCACTGAGTCAGATCTCGGGATAAAAGTAAGCGAACCAAAAGGTTTATCTCCAAGGCTGTACGATTCTGTTGTAGGAAAAATGGTAAACCATACCGCTTTCAAAGATAAGCCCGTTTTGGAGCTACATTTCTGA